One window of the Desulfuromonas acetoxidans DSM 684 genome contains the following:
- a CDS encoding (deoxy)nucleoside triphosphate pyrophosphohydrolase, whose protein sequence is MYPLLVVAGLVFHHNKLLITQRPPGKKHAGYWEFPGGKLEKDESPVNALVRELCEEIDLEVTQCEIFDVVYHRYDEQPVLLMVYRCQSDTSRVRHLEVSDHAWIDVEELHNYSMLPADDELIEQVIKKNAPQ, encoded by the coding sequence ATGTATCCGTTATTGGTTGTTGCCGGTCTGGTATTTCACCACAACAAACTGCTGATCACCCAACGACCACCGGGGAAGAAACATGCCGGTTATTGGGAGTTCCCCGGCGGTAAGCTGGAAAAAGATGAATCACCAGTTAACGCACTCGTACGAGAATTGTGTGAGGAGATTGATCTGGAAGTCACCCAATGCGAAATTTTCGATGTGGTCTATCACCGCTATGACGAGCAACCGGTTTTGCTGATGGTCTATCGCTGCCAGAGTGACACCAGTCGTGTGCGCCATCTTGAGGTCAGCGACCATGCCTGGATCGACGTGGAGGAACTACACAATTATTCCATGCTGCCCGCCGACGATGAACTCATCGAGCAGGTGATCAAAAAAAACGCGCCGCAATGA
- a CDS encoding flagellin: MDVDGTSVDIAAAAGGEVTAQEVVDAINDNTTGFTAALNDDGQVQITKDDGSSFTLAESVDIDGDTTLDAASVGLDGIDDGGTTYNGQVSLDSTNDISVEEVTSGALASAGLDTAGNATTTIDQVDISTREGATTAISSVDAALAQIDTIRGDLGAVQNRFESTIANLQNVSENLSAARSRILDADIAEETSNMTKQNILQQAGVSILAQANQAPQLALSLLG, translated from the coding sequence ATGGACGTAGATGGTACTTCTGTTGATATCGCAGCCGCTGCGGGTGGTGAAGTAACAGCTCAAGAAGTTGTTGATGCAATCAACGACAATACAACGGGCTTCACCGCTGCACTTAATGATGATGGCCAAGTGCAGATCACTAAAGATGATGGCAGCAGCTTCACGCTGGCTGAAAGTGTCGATATTGATGGTGATACCACTCTCGATGCCGCTTCTGTTGGTCTTGACGGTATTGACGATGGTGGCACGACTTACAATGGTCAGGTTTCCCTGGACAGTACCAATGACATTTCCGTCGAAGAAGTGACCTCTGGCGCTTTGGCTTCAGCCGGTCTGGACACTGCTGGTAATGCAACCACCACGATCGATCAGGTTGACATTTCGACTCGTGAAGGTGCAACAACCGCCATCAGTTCCGTTGACGCCGCTCTGGCACAGATCGACACCATCCGTGGTGACCTCGGTGCGGTTCAGAACCGTTTCGAATCCACCATTGCTAACCTGCAGAACGTTTCCGAGAACCTCTCGGCTGCTCGTTCACGGATCCTCGACGCGGATATCGCGGAAGAGACGTCTAATATGACCAAGCAGAACATCTTGCAACAAGCTGGTGTTTCGATCCTTGCTCAGGCAAACCAGGCACCTCAGTTGGCTCTGAGTCTGCTGGGTTAA
- a CDS encoding flagellar protein FlaG, whose product MEIQAVGLTSVAQQSVPNKSSEDIEMSRKAKDYEAASEQASAAEANKVQPEELLNQIKSLTEDGVYSVRFENDDDANQLVVKVVDSKTDEVIRQVPAEEVLSLSVRLEELRGNIVNTEG is encoded by the coding sequence ATGGAAATTCAAGCAGTTGGTTTAACCAGTGTTGCTCAGCAGTCTGTACCGAATAAGTCGAGTGAAGACATTGAAATGAGCCGTAAGGCCAAAGATTATGAGGCCGCTTCTGAGCAGGCTTCGGCGGCTGAAGCAAACAAGGTTCAGCCTGAAGAGCTTCTGAATCAGATTAAATCTCTGACAGAAGATGGCGTTTACAGTGTCCGTTTTGAAAATGATGATGATGCCAATCAACTGGTGGTCAAGGTTGTCGATTCAAAGACGGATGAAGTAATCCGCCAGGTGCCGGCAGAGGAAGTTTTATCCCTGTCCGTGCGACTGGAAGAATTACGCGGTAATATTGTTAATACCGAAGGGTAG
- a CDS encoding flagellar hook-length control protein FliK produces MDIIGPTPVQLYNVHPTTPTQGVQDAVQHNLLLHQMIQATVVESSGRQILLEMGQQQLKAQSDVEMHNGQKLNLEVVATEPRLKLQVVSPSTDNQLLRLIHLYDHKTEIGSTLKTLLGQRFSVAQRGGGQTPVPQQGPVATAANGTTVLAQNAPPPSPVTTQLPAAPPGSAASPIPNPGAGSEAVQTPLATKPVVSQTGQTLPTAGGELPGAGADAKGIVPPSSTTASSAGQSQVSSETGAATKTSQTPQAEIPQPVVGEKATVRSVVTSQSSPASATTTGEMRPANESLAPALAPPSAQQVAGMTTLLHRLDSSSNVANALFTAINLVPLSAQQKRAVEGALTPEQWTHLETLTKDLGSDFKSAGARILFNLSHNLGLDYEQLLSQQKSDQAAQTLKGALMTLAEHDDLPDIVRDSSRQMVQQLDVLQLTRVRFAQEGILFLPLPFEFMEQGYALVEQRQGGSDGEEVSHVVTLNMSLEGLGAVQANLLFEQQALFVRILCEDDESQAALEKSLAELEEALAPFAVRSIQVAQGVEDPAVELINRLQPHHDNVFDARV; encoded by the coding sequence ATGGATATTATCGGACCGACACCTGTGCAACTGTATAACGTTCATCCGACCACCCCGACCCAGGGTGTTCAGGATGCCGTTCAGCATAATTTGCTCCTTCATCAGATGATTCAGGCGACCGTTGTTGAAAGCTCAGGCCGTCAGATTCTTCTTGAGATGGGACAGCAACAGCTTAAGGCGCAGAGCGATGTGGAAATGCACAACGGCCAGAAGCTGAATCTTGAGGTTGTGGCCACTGAACCACGCTTGAAGCTGCAAGTCGTTTCTCCATCCACAGATAATCAATTACTTCGTCTGATTCATCTTTATGACCATAAAACAGAGATTGGCTCGACACTGAAAACTCTCCTTGGGCAACGATTTTCAGTTGCTCAGCGAGGGGGAGGGCAAACGCCCGTGCCTCAACAGGGCCCGGTGGCGACTGCGGCAAACGGGACAACTGTGCTTGCGCAGAATGCACCACCACCCAGCCCGGTAACGACACAGCTTCCTGCTGCGCCACCGGGATCGGCGGCATCGCCAATACCAAATCCGGGTGCTGGAAGTGAAGCGGTTCAAACTCCGTTGGCAACCAAGCCCGTAGTTTCTCAGACAGGACAAACTCTGCCCACTGCCGGTGGTGAATTGCCCGGTGCCGGAGCAGATGCTAAGGGGATTGTGCCACCGTCGTCAACCACAGCATCGTCTGCTGGTCAGAGTCAGGTGTCGTCTGAAACTGGTGCCGCAACTAAAACGTCTCAAACGCCTCAAGCTGAGATACCGCAACCCGTCGTTGGAGAAAAAGCCACGGTCCGCAGTGTCGTCACAAGCCAATCGTCACCCGCATCTGCTACGACAACTGGGGAAATGCGACCGGCTAATGAGTCGTTAGCTCCTGCTTTGGCCCCACCGAGTGCGCAACAGGTCGCCGGGATGACAACGTTACTTCATCGTCTTGACAGTTCGTCAAATGTAGCGAATGCGCTTTTTACCGCAATTAATCTGGTCCCGTTGAGTGCTCAGCAAAAAAGAGCGGTTGAAGGGGCTCTCACGCCTGAGCAGTGGACTCATCTTGAGACTCTGACAAAAGACCTCGGGAGTGACTTTAAGTCCGCCGGAGCGAGGATTCTGTTTAATCTCTCCCACAATTTAGGGCTGGATTATGAACAGTTGTTGTCGCAACAGAAATCGGATCAGGCGGCCCAGACGCTTAAGGGTGCGCTGATGACATTGGCAGAGCATGATGATCTTCCCGATATCGTGCGTGACAGCAGCCGGCAGATGGTTCAACAGTTGGATGTGCTGCAATTGACGCGGGTGCGGTTTGCCCAGGAGGGCATTTTGTTCCTACCGCTGCCGTTTGAATTTATGGAGCAGGGCTATGCCTTGGTCGAACAACGCCAGGGCGGATCCGATGGTGAAGAAGTCAGCCATGTTGTGACCCTGAACATGTCGCTCGAAGGGCTGGGGGCTGTGCAGGCCAACCTGTTGTTTGAGCAGCAGGCGCTGTTTGTTCGAATTCTCTGCGAAGATGATGAGAGCCAGGCGGCATTGGAAAAGAGTTTAGCTGAACTTGAAGAGGCTCTTGCACCTTTTGCCGTGCGTTCAATACAGGTTGCCCAAGGTGTAGAAGACCCGGCGGTGGAATTAATCAACCGTTTGCAACCCCATCATGACAATGTTTTTGATGCCCGGGTTTAA
- a CDS encoding flagellinolysin gives MGMTINTNVAALNAQRNLGSAQTDLGTAMQRLSSGLRINSAKDDAAGLAISDRMTSQVKGMNQAVRNLNDGISLLQTAEGALQEVTNLIQRGRELAVQAANEATLSDSDKASLQAEVEQIKLEIDRIGQTTTFNGTKVLSHGPGGTIGGDPDRAEVVESLKSAWLRYSEDRVEEYYGLTAENVDFNVQFIDDPDSDAVAYVGGSGTEVDSYGRYTAIPLTVNMAKYDPEDPSSMWEYDRVVVHEMTHAIMGANTSLDSIRNEGFWFVEGTAEFMMGGDERLAIDLGNAGSADNLIAAFDPDNIDSSSQYAASYAATRFLHDAIKDAGGSGIDEVMTYLQDHPEDGVSGNALDNAIQDLASRHDTFAYANLADFETAITTQGGDFSTFISAMDLTNDDVGAIGGLDADGGEVFTNTSVVADKPWVYDDDPLEGFVETWPSADELGTEEIASRAFQFQAGANAGQMISVTLGSADSTVLNIDDVDISSDATLAISRFDSALEYIDQMRGNMGAVMNRLESSIANLQNVTENLSAARSRILDADIAQETSIMTKSNILQQAGVSILAQANQAPQLALSLLG, from the coding sequence ATGGGAATGACGATCAACACAAATGTTGCAGCGCTCAATGCGCAGCGTAATCTTGGATCGGCTCAGACCGACCTGGGTACGGCGATGCAACGGCTATCGTCAGGATTGCGGATCAATAGCGCCAAGGATGACGCCGCCGGTCTTGCGATCAGTGATCGCATGACCTCGCAAGTCAAAGGGATGAACCAGGCGGTTCGTAATCTCAATGATGGGATCTCCCTCTTGCAGACGGCCGAGGGGGCGTTGCAGGAGGTGACCAATCTCATCCAGCGTGGTCGTGAGCTGGCGGTTCAGGCTGCCAACGAAGCGACGTTAAGTGATTCCGACAAAGCTTCATTGCAAGCTGAAGTGGAACAGATCAAACTGGAAATTGACCGTATCGGTCAAACAACCACTTTTAACGGGACGAAAGTTTTGTCCCATGGTCCAGGCGGCACCATTGGTGGTGACCCGGATCGGGCTGAAGTCGTTGAAAGCCTCAAGTCGGCCTGGTTGCGTTATTCAGAAGATCGGGTTGAAGAGTATTACGGCCTCACCGCTGAAAATGTCGATTTCAATGTGCAGTTCATTGATGATCCGGACAGCGATGCGGTGGCTTATGTGGGCGGTAGCGGAACCGAAGTTGACAGCTACGGCCGCTACACAGCGATTCCGTTGACTGTCAATATGGCCAAGTATGACCCCGAAGATCCCAGCAGTATGTGGGAATACGACCGGGTCGTGGTGCATGAAATGACCCATGCCATCATGGGTGCCAACACCAGCCTTGATTCCATTCGCAATGAGGGCTTCTGGTTTGTTGAAGGCACGGCAGAATTCATGATGGGCGGTGATGAACGTCTTGCCATCGACCTGGGGAACGCTGGCTCGGCTGACAACCTCATTGCCGCATTCGATCCGGATAATATCGACAGTTCGTCACAATATGCGGCCAGTTATGCGGCGACCCGCTTTCTGCATGACGCGATCAAAGATGCCGGAGGAAGCGGAATTGATGAGGTCATGACCTATCTGCAGGATCATCCCGAAGATGGTGTCAGTGGCAACGCCCTGGATAATGCCATTCAGGATCTTGCCAGTCGTCATGATACGTTTGCCTATGCGAATCTGGCAGATTTTGAAACCGCCATCACCACGCAGGGCGGCGACTTTTCAACCTTTATCAGCGCTATGGATTTGACCAACGACGATGTCGGCGCAATCGGTGGCTTGGATGCCGATGGTGGTGAGGTGTTCACCAATACCTCCGTGGTTGCCGACAAGCCGTGGGTTTATGATGATGACCCGCTTGAGGGCTTTGTTGAAACCTGGCCGAGTGCTGACGAACTGGGCACCGAAGAGATTGCCAGTCGTGCTTTTCAGTTCCAGGCTGGGGCCAACGCCGGTCAGATGATCAGTGTGACTTTGGGCAGTGCCGATTCAACCGTGCTGAATATCGATGATGTCGATATCAGCAGTGATGCCACTCTGGCGATCTCCCGCTTTGACAGTGCTCTGGAATATATTGATCAGATGCGCGGCAATATGGGCGCGGTGATGAATCGTTTGGAAAGCTCGATTGCCAACCTGCAGAACGTCACCGAAAATCTTTCTGCGGCACGTTCGCGGATTTTGGATGCGGATATTGCTCAGGAAACTTCGATCATGACCAAAAGCAATATTCTGCAGCAGGCGGGTGTTTCGATTCTGGCTCAAGCCAACCAGGCACCGCAATTGGCTTTAAGTCTGCTCGGCTAG
- a CDS encoding methyl-accepting chemotaxis protein: protein MRFKDLKIANKIYILFALAVPVMCFVFGMLYWKTSENLYQERYAQVRGQVDTAWGLINHFVDEVENGQMDEAQAQMMAKQAVKALRYSGQEYFWINDVVPKMVMHPIKPALDGKDLSSFADPDGVKLFVEMVKVTVAAEGGFVHYRWAKPGHEEPVDKVSYVKRIPQWGWIVGSGLYLDDVKEQTSIMLYGAIGVVGFTIIASGIAVLLFARSLSRPIGRTVTMIEEISKGHLDLRLNMDRDDEIGRMAKTMDMLADSLQHEMIDALQKLAQGNLAFDVVPVDDQDVIRGSLKQLETDLNDIMLQVKQAGEQISSGANQVSEASQALSHGATTSASSLEEISASMGELASQTTLNAENAGQARDLSGQASSAAGRGNQCMDQMVTAMEEINASGRNISNIIKVIDEIAFQTNLLALNAAVEAARAGQHGKGFAVVAEEVRNLAARSAKAASETADLIETSVQRAQNGVEIASQTAEALEDIVTGVGKVTDLVAEIAVASNEQADGITQINQGLTQIDDVTQQNTASAEESAASAEELASQAVQLQGVLSRFQLKGHAAAPRIAAQPSQQTQQVSPSGWGGEFLE from the coding sequence ATGCGCTTCAAAGATTTGAAAATTGCTAACAAAATTTACATCCTGTTTGCCTTGGCGGTTCCTGTGATGTGTTTTGTTTTTGGAATGCTGTATTGGAAAACAAGTGAGAACCTCTACCAGGAACGCTATGCCCAGGTTCGTGGTCAGGTGGATACTGCCTGGGGACTTATCAACCATTTTGTTGATGAGGTTGAAAATGGCCAGATGGACGAAGCTCAGGCGCAGATGATGGCCAAACAAGCGGTTAAGGCGTTGCGTTATAGTGGTCAGGAATACTTCTGGATTAATGATGTGGTGCCGAAAATGGTCATGCATCCCATCAAACCGGCTTTGGATGGTAAAGATCTTTCCTCGTTTGCAGATCCTGACGGAGTAAAATTATTCGTTGAAATGGTCAAGGTTACCGTTGCGGCAGAAGGTGGGTTTGTTCATTACCGCTGGGCAAAGCCTGGCCATGAAGAGCCGGTTGATAAGGTTTCATATGTCAAACGTATCCCGCAATGGGGATGGATTGTCGGCAGTGGGTTGTATCTTGATGATGTGAAGGAGCAGACCTCAATCATGCTTTATGGAGCCATTGGTGTGGTTGGTTTTACCATCATTGCCAGCGGCATTGCTGTCTTGTTGTTTGCACGGAGCTTGTCACGGCCGATCGGCCGTACTGTGACCATGATCGAAGAAATTTCCAAGGGCCATTTAGATCTGCGCCTCAATATGGATCGTGATGATGAAATTGGCCGGATGGCTAAAACCATGGACATGCTGGCAGACAGTCTGCAACATGAGATGATCGATGCGTTGCAGAAGCTCGCGCAGGGTAATCTGGCGTTTGACGTAGTGCCGGTGGATGACCAGGACGTTATTCGCGGCTCACTCAAACAGTTGGAAACGGATCTCAATGATATTATGCTTCAGGTCAAGCAGGCCGGTGAGCAGATCTCTTCCGGAGCCAATCAGGTTTCAGAAGCCAGCCAGGCCTTGTCTCATGGGGCAACCACCTCAGCCAGTTCCTTGGAGGAAATCTCGGCGTCCATGGGTGAGTTGGCCTCTCAGACCACTCTCAATGCTGAAAATGCCGGTCAGGCACGTGATCTTTCCGGTCAGGCCAGCAGTGCTGCAGGGCGCGGCAACCAATGTATGGATCAGATGGTGACAGCCATGGAGGAGATCAACGCTTCAGGGCGCAATATCTCCAACATCATTAAAGTCATAGACGAAATTGCCTTCCAGACCAATTTGCTGGCACTTAATGCGGCCGTTGAAGCGGCGCGGGCCGGTCAGCATGGCAAGGGGTTTGCCGTGGTTGCAGAAGAGGTGCGTAACCTGGCGGCACGTAGCGCCAAGGCAGCCAGTGAGACCGCCGATTTGATTGAAACCTCAGTACAGCGTGCCCAAAACGGGGTCGAGATCGCCTCGCAAACCGCTGAAGCTCTGGAAGATATTGTCACCGGCGTCGGCAAAGTCACGGATCTGGTTGCGGAAATTGCTGTTGCCAGTAATGAGCAGGCGGATGGTATTACCCAGATTAATCAGGGGCTCACCCAGATTGATGATGTAACGCAACAGAATACCGCCAGTGCTGAAGAGAGTGCCGCAAGTGCTGAGGAATTGGCCAGCCAAGCGGTTCAGTTACAGGGCGTTCTCAGTCGTTTCCAATTGAAAGGGCACGCCGCCGCACCACGCATTGCCGCTCAACCGTCACAACAGACACAGCAGGTTTCACCTTCAGGATGGGGCGGAGAGTTTTTGGAATAA
- the fliD gene encoding flagellar filament capping protein FliD, with amino-acid sequence MAGITFSGLATGLETDDIITELMTLERAPLDRLEAQKEAEATRLAAFKQLDSRLEDLRAAVGDLNITSEVRTSRISLSSEDALTASSNGAASGSYDITVVQLAQMQKSVSVGVSSDTVAGLGTGTFTVAGKTITVDESNNSLQGLADSINALSEKTGVEASIINDGSGANAYHLVLTGQDAQTSFTASSNLVDSEGAVLPFNLTETRSAQQAVAYVDGIQVVSDTNTVSGVIPGVTMHLSSVSDTSYSGTYEAGVDPWEWADPPQYDSTLMTVEPDTEALKEKVSTFVSSYNAVMDWISAGYDEFGAAAPSAEDIEAGAEDILSDVVRGDSTVNGIKRQLQNILSSQIDTTGSMSVLSQLGISTQRDGSINLNDSAFNEALEKDFDGVVSLLAGENDTEGVMKKFNTKLLEMTGATSGMYAEKQERYDSAIKRLDNQIARTEPLIDKKEATLRAKFSALELLVSDMNSQSSFLTQQMDMLTKMMTGNK; translated from the coding sequence ATGGCTGGCATCACATTCAGCGGTTTGGCAACAGGCTTGGAAACCGATGATATTATTACGGAGTTGATGACTCTGGAGCGTGCGCCACTGGACCGCCTTGAGGCCCAAAAAGAGGCTGAGGCAACTCGTCTTGCTGCATTTAAACAGCTTGATAGCCGCCTGGAAGATCTGCGTGCCGCTGTTGGTGATCTGAATATCACCAGCGAAGTGCGGACCAGCCGTATCAGTTTAAGTTCTGAAGATGCTTTGACCGCCAGTAGTAATGGTGCCGCCAGTGGCAGTTATGATATCACCGTGGTTCAGTTGGCCCAGATGCAGAAATCTGTCAGTGTCGGGGTAAGTTCAGACACCGTTGCCGGTCTGGGTACCGGGACGTTCACGGTAGCGGGAAAGACCATTACCGTTGATGAGAGCAATAATTCGCTGCAAGGCCTTGCGGATTCTATCAACGCCCTGTCTGAGAAAACCGGTGTTGAAGCCAGTATCATCAATGATGGCAGTGGTGCCAATGCTTATCATCTTGTCCTGACCGGGCAGGATGCGCAGACCAGTTTTACCGCATCAAGTAATCTGGTTGACAGCGAAGGCGCCGTACTCCCCTTTAACTTGACGGAAACGCGCAGTGCCCAACAGGCGGTTGCGTATGTTGATGGTATCCAGGTGGTCAGTGATACCAATACGGTCAGCGGTGTTATTCCCGGTGTCACCATGCATCTCAGCTCTGTCAGCGATACAAGCTATTCTGGGACTTATGAAGCTGGCGTTGATCCCTGGGAGTGGGCCGATCCCCCCCAGTATGACTCAACGTTGATGACGGTTGAGCCGGACACTGAGGCGCTCAAGGAAAAGGTTAGCACTTTTGTCAGCAGCTACAATGCCGTGATGGATTGGATCTCTGCGGGCTATGATGAGTTCGGTGCTGCCGCGCCTTCGGCTGAAGATATTGAAGCTGGTGCAGAAGATATCCTCAGTGACGTGGTTCGCGGCGACAGTACCGTCAACGGTATTAAGCGTCAGTTGCAGAATATTCTGTCGTCACAGATTGATACCACTGGTTCCATGAGTGTGCTGTCGCAGTTGGGAATCTCCACCCAGCGCGATGGTTCGATCAATCTCAATGATTCAGCGTTTAATGAGGCTCTGGAAAAAGATTTCGACGGTGTGGTCAGCCTGCTTGCCGGTGAAAACGACACCGAAGGTGTCATGAAAAAATTCAACACCAAGTTGTTGGAAATGACCGGCGCGACATCGGGCATGTATGCGGAGAAGCAGGAGCGTTACGATAGCGCCATTAAGCGTCTGGATAACCAAATTGCCCGCACCGAGCCTTTGATTGACAAAAAGGAAGCGACACTGCGTGCGAAATTTTCGGCATTAGAACTCCTGGTCAGCGATATGAATTCGCAAAGCAGTTTTCTGACCCAGCAGATGGATATGTTAACAAAAATGATGACGGGGAATAAATAA
- a CDS encoding EscU/YscU/HrcU family type III secretion system export apparatus switch protein: protein MSDDPVKKAVAVKYDKEVADAPLIVASGKGQLAENIIQAAEKAGLEISHDPDLVELLAKIPVGSEIPSELYQAVAEILAYVYRVNKSHKEQR, encoded by the coding sequence ATGAGTGATGATCCTGTTAAAAAAGCCGTTGCTGTCAAATACGATAAGGAGGTTGCTGACGCCCCTCTGATTGTCGCTAGTGGCAAAGGGCAATTGGCTGAAAATATTATCCAGGCGGCCGAAAAGGCCGGTCTGGAAATTTCGCATGATCCTGATCTTGTCGAATTGCTGGCCAAGATCCCTGTCGGCTCAGAAATCCCTTCTGAGCTTTATCAGGCTGTCGCTGAAATTCTCGCCTACGTGTATCGCGTTAATAAGAGCCACAAAGAACAGCGTTAA
- the fliS gene encoding flagellar export chaperone FliS → MNTYTQQYQQNQILTASPEQILIMLYDGAIRFTRQAMAGIEAGNKQQRREGISRAMAIVSEFANTLDHSVGGEIAENLDGLYAFMNRQLSEANLDEDIEKLKVVEHLLTDLRQTWSEAISIARKEAAGRTAAAQQPQQSEMPENYKPLSAAG, encoded by the coding sequence ATGAATACCTATACCCAGCAATATCAACAGAATCAGATTCTTACGGCGTCACCGGAGCAGATCCTGATTATGCTGTATGATGGGGCGATTCGCTTTACCCGCCAGGCCATGGCCGGAATTGAGGCTGGCAACAAGCAGCAGCGTCGTGAAGGCATCAGTCGAGCGATGGCGATTGTTTCGGAGTTTGCTAATACCTTGGATCACAGTGTTGGCGGCGAAATTGCCGAAAACCTTGATGGGCTTTACGCGTTTATGAATCGTCAGCTCAGTGAGGCGAACCTTGATGAAGATATTGAAAAGCTCAAAGTCGTTGAGCATCTGTTGACGGATCTGCGTCAGACCTGGTCTGAGGCGATCTCTATCGCCCGCAAAGAAGCGGCTGGGCGCACGGCTGCGGCCCAGCAACCACAGCAGTCTGAGATGCCTGAAAATTACAAGCCGTTGAGTGCTGCTGGCTAA
- a CDS encoding PilZ domain-containing protein: MADFALFKYLEKPSLLRVYILLADDVKVRLEAVARIIAEPYLEIKFRPDELPMDKVRIGGKLLLSLDTRVGTVSMYAHIDEVVNSRVLRVMGLESFAYSQQREYFRVNTAIKVVYSKETLSSNPSPKVPTATVNLSGNGVLISAEEQFTAGDTYELEFHLPDANCLLFCKGLVVRVDEKLRGGYEVAMTYHSIEPEDRDRIISFCLAEQRRLLRTKVQIVGF, encoded by the coding sequence GTGGCGGACTTTGCGCTATTTAAATATCTGGAAAAACCTAGTTTATTACGCGTTTATATCCTGCTTGCTGATGATGTAAAAGTTCGGCTTGAAGCGGTTGCGCGTATTATCGCTGAACCCTACCTCGAAATTAAATTCCGCCCAGACGAATTGCCTATGGACAAGGTGCGTATCGGTGGCAAGTTGCTTTTGTCATTGGATACACGTGTTGGCACTGTCTCCATGTATGCGCACATTGATGAAGTGGTCAACTCACGCGTGTTGCGTGTGATGGGGCTGGAATCCTTTGCTTATTCACAACAGCGTGAATACTTTCGGGTAAATACGGCGATCAAGGTGGTGTACAGCAAGGAAACCCTTTCTTCCAATCCTTCGCCTAAAGTGCCTACCGCAACGGTAAATCTCAGTGGTAATGGTGTGCTGATTTCGGCTGAAGAGCAGTTTACTGCTGGTGACACCTATGAACTGGAATTTCACCTGCCTGACGCCAATTGTCTGTTGTTTTGTAAAGGGTTGGTTGTCCGTGTTGATGAAAAATTGCGTGGCGGCTATGAAGTTGCCATGACCTACCACAGTATTGAACCGGAAGACCGTGACCGGATCATCTCATTTTGCCTGGCAGAACAGCGGCGTCTGCTGCGGACCAAAGTCCAAATTGTCGGGTTCTGA